A single genomic interval of Labrus bergylta chromosome 18, fLabBer1.1, whole genome shotgun sequence harbors:
- the lbh gene encoding protein LBH, whose translation MSVFSPQIYCPVFVPGRDMTEVMINSTPMEDMRLSPSKDRLSFQIFPDPSDFDRCCKLKDRLPSIVVEPTEGEVESGELRWPPEEFLVSEEEEEEEEEDEEDEQNNGSIPNGQPTQNSQH comes from the exons ATGTCTGTATTCTCCCCGCAGATATACTG CCCAGTGTTTGTGCCCGGCCGAGATATGACTGAGGTGATGATCAATAGCACCCCCATGGAGGACATGAGGCTGAGTCCTAGCAAGGACAGACTCTCCTTCCAG ATATTCCCCGACCCCTCAGACTTCGACCGCTGCTGTAAACTCAAAGATCGTCTGCCCTCCATCGTGGTGGAGCCGACGGAGGGAGAGGTGGAGAGCGGGGAGCTGCGCTGGCCTCCAGAGGAGTTCCTGGTcagtgaagaggaagaagaggaggaggaggaagatgaggaggacgAGCAGAATAATGGCAGCATCCCAAACGGACAGCCGACACAGAATTCACAGCATTAA